The following is a genomic window from Armatimonadota bacterium.
GTTACCCGCTCGGACGCCGCGGTGACCGCGCCCGCGATGCAGACGCCGCACAGAAAGAACGGGATCCCGGCTGCGGCGTAGTATGCCGCGAGATACCACCACTGAACGGGCTGTTCGAGGAGTTGGAGCGGGTAGAAGGGCGTGTGCGCGTACACGAGCAGGCTCAGCGGAATGATGAGCGAGGCGGCAGTCGCGCATACGAAGAGTGTCCGCGGGAGATTGCGGCCCAACGCACCCGGGAACGCCGACAGAAACGCGCCGCTGGCTCCGTATCCCAGCAGCGCGAGGCTGATCACCACGTATGCGAAGTGATACCACAGCGTGAACGAGAACAAACGTGTCAGAGAGATCTGCAACATCAAGACCCCTGCGGAAGTCAGAAACACCGCGGGGTAGATCGCCACTGCGCGGGGGCTGGCTATGGCGGTCCGGTATTGCATGTGCTTGCCCTCAACTATTCACACTGCGCTACGCATCGGCGGGGCGACCACTGCATCGGCCGCCGCGACTGCGCGCACATGATGAACGAGGCTCGTAGATCTGGACGCCAGGCCCGTCCGGCGAAAGGCTCTCCACAACGAAGCTCGCCCGGGAGAGTCTCGCAGTCTCAGCGCAGCAGCGCACTGAGACGCGAAACTCGTTAATGAAGTCGCCGTCGGCACCATGCAGGCGATCGACGCTCGTCGTGAATAACCCGGTCTATGATTCACGGCCGAACCTAACGGTACCTCTGGCGCGACCAGCGTCGCCGACGGTCACGGGTTGATCGGAGAAGCGGTGGCGCCATCAGTGCCGCCGGCGCCCCGCGACCCGTACTCCATGACTCTCCGCCGCCCATGCGCGCGGGTCTCCCGCACGAGAGGATTCACAGCCAGGGCTAGTTGGGTGCCAAGTAGCCCAGGGCGCGGAACTGACGCATCATCTCGTTGCGGGCCTCCGGCGTCGCAGTCCTATCCTTCGTGGCAACCGCGCGCGCGGCCAACGCGTCACGGGTATGTGCGGAGAGTGCGGCACCGAGGTCGCCTGGCGGATCGGCGCCAGGATGCTGCTCTGTCGGATCGCGCTTGAGGTCGTAGACCTCCCACCGTCCTCCCGGCGGAATCGGCTTCTCGGGCGGGCACCCGGAGAGGGAATAGATGACGGCGGTGTCGCCGGAGCGCACCCCGTAACGGAGGGCATGTGACCCCCGGATCTGGTCCATTTCGCTGAACACCAAGCGCTGCTCGATGCCCGAGGCGGGGAGCAGCGGCCGGCCGACGAGATCGCGGGGAGCCGCCAAGCCCGCCAGTGAGAGGAAGGTCGGCGTGATGTCGAGATTGCTCACCGGCGTCTCGACCACGGCGCGCGCGAGCCCAGGCCCCCGGATCAGAAGGGGCACGTGCAGCAATTCCCGGTACAGAGTCATCTGGTGCCAGAGGAAGCCGTGGTCGAGGAATTCCTCGCCATGGTCGGCAGTGACCGCGACGACACAGCGGTCATCGCCGTTGAGGGAGCGTAGGACGCGTCCAACGCGGGCATCGACATCGCGCACGTAGAGCTCATAGAGGTCGCGAAGGGCGGCGATCTCCGCGAGCGACGCTTCATCAGGCTTGCCCGTGGCCTTGGGCACGATGGTCAGGAGCCGGTTTTCGCCGGAGACCACGATATAGCCGTTCCGGGTAAACTCGGGCAGCGGCGCGAGCCTGGCGCGGAGCGCAGCGGGAATATTCGCGGGCTCGGGCTTGTACGGAAAGTGAGGGGCCCAGAAGTAGAGCAAGACGAAGTAGCTGTCTCGCCGGTGCTTCTTGATCCACCTGATGCAGGCGTCGGCGATCCGGTCATCGTCCATGTGGGCGACGCGAAACGTGTTGAACCCACGGCCGAAGCCGTAGTCGGGCGAGATCCACTTGTGGGAAGAGAAGGCGGCGGTGGCATACCCGGCGACGCGAAACGCCTCGGCGAGCGTAAACGCATCGCTGCGTAGGTGCATGCCGTCGCCGGCCCGCGTCTGTGAGGGATAGCGACCGGTGAACAGTCCGCAGTTCGATTCGATCGTCCACGATGCGACCGACCAGCAATCATCGAAACGCACGCCTTGCGCCGCGAGCGCGTCCAGGGCCGGCGTGAGATGCCCGCCATTGCCGTAGCACCCGAGGCGGTCGGCGCGCAGGGAATCGAGAACGATAAGAACGAACCGCTCAGGGGCGGGGCGCTGCCGGAAGGCGAAGTAGCCGCAGGCCGCGAAGGCCAGCGCGACTGCTGCGATCATAACGATGACTGCCGTGCCCCATCGGGGCACCCTCGCTTGAGGCCGTGTCTGCGTCATGCTTCAAAACGCCTCGAACGCGAAATCTGAGAAGCCGCCGGTGATAGTGGCCCGGTTGGCCGCGGTGACTGGCTTGGCGCGTCAGGCATGCCGCCGATCCGCCGCCAGCCGCCTCCTTTTTCTGCGTGCCCACGGGCGTCCCCTTTCACCCGTGGCGTTGAGCCCCATCGAGTTGCGGTGTGCCCGATGCGGCACCGACGCAGCCGAGGGTTCTTCAGCGGGCTCAGGCTAGATATGTGCGCCAATCCGCCGACTCGAGAATCCGCGCCTGGAGGCGAATTCTTCACGTGTATGCACACGCGACGACACGAGCGGTTCTCAGTTGAAGAGCTACTTAGGCGCGGGCAGCCTCGAACGCACGAGCGAGTCAGGATCGGCGGCTCAACCATACCAAAGCCACTGCCGCGCACGCATAGCACGCGATACCCGCGAAAAACGCGACCGTGATGCCAGCGACCAAAGCTAGAGCGACCGCTGCCACCGACGCGACAACCGACATTGCGCCGTTGATGCCCCAGTACCAGGCCGTCGGCGCGCGTTCGCCGCGGCTGGCAAGCTTCATGCCCAGCGGGAATGGAGTACCCATGAAGAAGGCGATAGGCGCAAGCAACGCGACGGCCAGCAGGATTCGCTGAGGCATCGGAGCGGGCTGCGCCGCGCGGGTGAGCGCCGGGGTGATCAGGCCGAAGACAGCTAGCAGAACCAGCAGCGTTCCCATGACCACCGCGATGCGCCGCATGGCCCGCCAGTCATCGAGTGAGATGCCGCCGCCGACCAAGCTGCCCAGCCCGCCAGCGCCCAGCAGCACCAGTAGGACGACCGACAAGCCATAGGTCGGATGCCCGAGGAAGATAATGAGGCGCTGCATTTGAGAGATCTCGACGAGCATGAAGCCAAGTCCGATAGCAGCGAAGAAAAGCAGCCCGGGCGCGAGCGAGCGCAGCGAGTAGCGATCTCGCCGGTATGTCAGGCCCAGCGGCACTAGCACGAAGAGCACCGCAAGGACGGTAGTGGTCGTCAGCAAGCTGCCGAGAACGGACACCGCCTGGAGATTCATTGACACGGTGCCCTGGTTCCCTGGCGGCCGCGGCGCCGCCCAATCGCGGAACCGAAGCATCTGGAGGAAGAACGGGCGGTCATCAGTCGGCGGCGTGACGTCGAGCGGAAAGCCGTCGGTGAAATCGCGCAGCCGCGGCGCCGCCAGCAGCCGTGCAAAGCGGCGCTCCTTGCACGTCGCCGGCGACAGCATCACTTCGAACCCGGATCCCTGCGCCCACGTTTCGAGCCTACGCACGTCGTCATCCGTCAATGGCGACCGTGAAATCAAGACGGTGCCCATGCCGTTGCCGCCGTATGGCCCCGGCCCCACGCGCAGGGCGACCACCGCAAGGTGCCGGCGGCAGTCGCGTACACCCATGCCTTCCAGGGTTGCGCGCGCAAGGCTCAGACAGCGGAGAATCTCGCCGGGCGTGCGATAGAAGTACCAGCGCGTAACCGAGAAGACGCCGCGATCCGTCAGGTGATTGAGGATCGCGGTCCAGGCTTGCTCGGTATAGAGGTTGTTCTCGGAGAGGACGAACGCGCCGGCGGCGGTCGCCGCCCACGTATCGATGAGGGCGCACTGTATGATGTCGAATTCCTCCGGGCTGCGTTCAATCCAACTGCGCGCCTCGTCGGTGATGAAGCGGACGCGAGGGTTGTGGTCGAGGTGACCCGTGAACTCGCCGAAACGGTCGTTGAGCGCGGTCACGATGCTCTCGTTCAGTTCAACGCCGGTGACTGACCGTTGGTTCATCGCCAGCGCAGTCAGGATGTCACGACCCCCTCCCACACCGATTACCATGACGCTCGCGTTTGGCCGCAGCCAGTGCGCCGCCGCCGAAACGTCGTAGGGAAGATAGCCGACCGCCTTGAGGTTACCGTCGAAGCGGGTCATGACCGTGGCCGCGTTGGCATCTATATCCATCCACAGTTGGTCGACCTGATACTGCTGCCGCCGTTCGCCCCTCCCGTAGACGCCGAAGGGTTGTCCCGGGCCCTCACCAGGCGGAGCATTCGGGCGGTCCGCGTACTCGCAAACCATGACGCGCGAGAAGGCGTTCCACTTCTCGTAGAGCAGCTGGGGCTGGCGTGCGCCCTTGGCCCAGCGCACGCGCAGCACGTTGCCGTGCCCGCTGTAGACTGCCATTGCGGCCAGCGCCACCACCAGGGCGCCGGCGGCCACGCGCGCCGACAGCGCGCGAGATCCGAGCGAGAAGAACAGGGACCCGAGGGCTGCCGCCGCCCCGACCGCGATCAGGGCGCTGGGCGCATCCAGCAGGTCGAGCGTGAATATCACGCCTGAGCACCCAACCGCCGCCCCGATAAGGTCAACCGCGTAAAGGCGGTTAATGCGTTGCGGGAAGCGGGTGAGCGCCACACTGACCACGATCCCGCTGAACGTGAAGGGCACCGCCACCAGCAGGTAGAGCGGGACGAGCGCCGCGAGTTCGCCGCCCTGCGTCGGAGGACTGAATCTCGCCCTCAACATTACGACAGTAGCTGCCGCCGTGGTCAGACCGAATAATCCTGCCGCCCCCGCGAGTCGCGTGGGGATCCGCGGTCCCGAGAAATAACGCGGCGCCAAGTGGACGATGACGGCGCCCAGTGTCATTCCGAAGAGTGCCACCGATACCGCCACGAAGGCGAAATGATACCAGAGGATGACGCTGAAGATCCGCGTCAATAGGATCTCGAGCATGAGCGTCGAGAGCGTCACGCAGAAGAGACCGGCATAGATGCCCACGCCCGCGTGCGGGATGTGCGCGGCCCCTGCCGTAATCACAGGGCTTGCCTTTCGCTCCCTTCCCGCAGCCATTGGCAGCAATCTCCTTTTCCGTTTCCTGAAGTGCGCGCGCCCGGACTGACGGCTCGCGGACACCACGGCGCCCCGGGCGCCTGGCGGCGCCCGGCTACGGCCGTTTGTCGTCGCGTCGCAGCAGGAGCCGGCGGTACATCTCTGCGCACGTCGGGTGGCGGCCGTCAGCGGGCGCCATGAAGTAGAGGTAGCCCGCTTTATCGAGCAGGTAGTAGTTGGCCATGATCGCACGGCCCATGCCGATACTCCAGCGGTAGTTGCCGTAGGTACCCCACTCGTCGCTGGCGCCGCCGGCCGGATTCCATACCGAGATGATGAGGGCGAAGCGGCGCCGCTTGATGTCCTGAATCAGCGGGCCCTGGTCCCAGNNNNNNNNNNNNNNNNNNNNNNNNNNNNNNNNNNNNNNNNNNNNNNNNNNNNNNNNNNNNNNNNNNNNNNNNNNNNNNNNNNNNNNNNNNNNNNNNNNNNCCGCCGGTCTTGAAGCGATCCGCGATGGCGAACGCGCCCGAATGCGGCTGATATGTGCGCTCCGGGGTGTACCTCGCGATCAAGTCGCGGTACGCCTGATCGAGGTTCTCGGTGGGAAACGTCTCGTCGTGCCCGAGGAAATGTACCAGGCTCGGGTGGTTGCGAATGCGGAGTATCGTGTCCTTCACGCACTCGATCGCCAGCTCCTCGTCCGGAATGCTGCGCCCGAAGAGCTGCTGCGTGACCATGACGCCGTATTCATCGCAGAGGTCGAAGAAATCCTCCGTCTCCCGGATGGAGAATCCTTCCGAGCGGAGCATGTTGAGGTTGGCCTCTCTCGCGTACCGTATCAGGGCGTCGTAGCGCCTGCGGTCGAGCCGCAGGAGCATGTCGCTCGTCATCCACGCCGCCCCGCGAATGAGGATCCGCTTGCCGTTGACCATGTAGACTCGCCAACCCTCGTCGTTGACGTATGTCGTCGCCTCGCGTATGCCGAAACGCGTGCTCAGCGAGTCGGATGGATCCGCCTTCACAGCGGCCACCAAGTCGAGATCGTACAACTCCTGAGGGCCGACGGGATTGGGCCACCACAGCCGGGGGTTCGAGACCGTCAGCTGCGGGAAGTCGTCCGGCGAGAATGTCACCAGCTTCGTTTCTCGAGGCGACAGCGTGACGCTCTGCGAGAACGTGATGTCCTCGATGGCCCCGGAGACATCCCCAGTGAGCTGCCGATCCGTGGTGTTCGTCACTTCGACGCTCACGGCGAGATGTGCGACGTCGAGGCGCGGCAAATCGAGGTCGCTGGCCACATAGGGGTGCCTCATCCGCAGCGGCCCGGTGGCGGTGACGTAGACATCCTGCCACAGGCCCATGTTCATGTCCGGCGGATACGGATTGTGGTCATCCCACCCCGTCGTCGCCTCGATCTGCTTGGTGCGATACTCGATGTCCGGCCCTTGCCCGGGCGCGATGATCTCGATCGCCAGGCAATTCCTCTCGCCGGGGCGGACGTAGTTGCTGACGTCGAACTCGAAGCGCCTGAACATTCCAATCACGGAATCGGCGTCGGCGATCTTGCGTCCGTTGAGCCAGACGTTGGCCTTGTAGTTGATACCGTCGAGGTGAAGCACGATATTGCGCCCGGCGAAGCTGGCGGGCGCCTCGAACTCCGTACGATACCACCACGGGCGCCTGAACGGGCTGTCCGACGGCATGACCAGCCAGCGGTCCTCGCGATATCCGGCGATTGTCCTGAGATTACCGCCGTAGTACGGATCGGGATAGACGCCATTGTCAACTAGAGCCGCCAGTACCGTTCTGGGGACGTGCGTCGGGTACCAGTCCTGAGACGCAAAAGTCGCGGCGGAGATCGCCTCTCCGGTCGCGCCTACCTCGGCCGACGATTGCACAGCCCAGTTCTCTCTCAGCGAGATGACCTCTCGGGCGAGACACGCGTCGCCGAGAATCAGTACAAGCAAGGCGGCTGCCGCGAGCGCGGCGGTTGGTCGTTGTCTCATGGATCCATCCTCTCTGGCCGGGCTGCCCGTGATAGCATGTCAGCGATCGGGCTGCGTTCGGGCACGTGCGGCGCCTGACGGACCGGCAGTCCCCACATCCAGGACGGCCGTGTCCGGTACGTATTCCGACGTCGGCGCTGATAATCCCTCCCTCGTGGTTGCTCTTTATCGACCCCGCGGACTGCTCTCGCCGGGTTCAGAGCTTCCGCGGATCGTTTCCGAAGCGCCACGAGATCCCGCGACACGCGAACGCGAAACCGCGCGCCGCATGTCGTGTTGGTTGGACATGCGCGGCGCCGCCATGCCAGGAAACATGCCGCCAGGAGTGAAAGACATCATGCGTCGGCGGGCGGGACTCTGAAGCTCC
Proteins encoded in this region:
- a CDS encoding sulfatase, with the translated sequence MIAAVALAFAACGYFAFRQRPAPERFVLIVLDSLRADRLGCYGNGGHLTPALDALAAQGVRFDDCWSVASWTIESNCGLFTGRYPSQTRAGDGMHLRSDAFTLAEAFRVAGYATAAFSSHKWISPDYGFGRGFNTFRVAHMDDDRIADACIRWIKKHRRDSYFVLLYFWAPHFPYKPEPANIPAALRARLAPLPEFTRNGYIVVSGENRLLTIVPKATGKPDEASLAEIAALRDLYELYVRDVDARVGRVLRSLNGDDRCVVAVTADHGEEFLDHGFLWHQMTLYRELLHVPLLIRGPGLARAVVETPVSNLDITPTFLSLAGLAAPRDLVGRPLLPASGIEQRLVFSEMDQIRGSHALRYGVRSGDTAVIYSLSGCPPEKPIPPGGRWEVYDLKRDPTEQHPGADPPGDLGAALSAHTRDALAARAVATKDRTATPEARNEMMRQFRALGYLAPN